In Streptomyces ambofaciens ATCC 23877, a single genomic region encodes these proteins:
- a CDS encoding methionine adenosyltransferase — MPRTSTTIDNIHIVIDTGMAQPDATTIVERKGLGHPDTLADHLAERLSRAYSRHTVQHFGAVLHHNFDKLALLGGASEVRYGAGRMTSPVRVLVNGRAAPMCGGEPIPVTDIVETEVQAFFAERLPEVSDHLDIVFNITSNSSPGAVLTGAGVPDRTRWFNPRSVEDLRERRVRLSNDTSLGTGWAPENPFESFVRELVDHFSGKSAFTLAHAWCGSDVKLMGYWDGAQADIVLCVPQKSRHVASRAEYVRNAETVLAECHRLAGLRLPGAEARFRLNARDVPEKDELYLTYTGSSIESGDEGVVGRGNRVNGLITPLRPMNLEGANGKNPVYHVGKLYNVAAQRLATRLHEATEGHAEVHLVSTTGQRLDQPWRILVRLSSPDAEVDKVQALVTEALGEFPALTDELVSDGIVLS; from the coding sequence ATGCCTCGTACGAGCACGACCATCGACAACATCCACATCGTCATCGACACCGGCATGGCTCAGCCGGACGCGACGACCATCGTGGAACGCAAGGGCCTCGGCCATCCGGACACCCTGGCCGACCATCTCGCCGAGCGGTTGTCCCGCGCCTACAGCCGCCACACCGTTCAGCACTTCGGCGCCGTACTGCACCACAACTTCGACAAGCTCGCCCTCCTCGGTGGAGCCAGCGAGGTGCGGTACGGCGCCGGCCGGATGACGTCGCCGGTGCGGGTCCTGGTCAACGGGCGGGCCGCGCCCATGTGCGGCGGCGAGCCGATACCGGTCACGGACATAGTGGAGACCGAGGTCCAGGCGTTCTTCGCCGAGCGACTGCCCGAGGTCTCGGACCACCTCGACATCGTCTTCAACATCACCAGCAACTCGAGCCCGGGTGCCGTCCTCACCGGCGCCGGGGTGCCCGACCGCACCCGCTGGTTCAACCCGCGCTCCGTCGAGGATCTCCGCGAGCGGCGGGTACGGCTCTCCAACGACACGTCCCTCGGCACCGGCTGGGCGCCGGAAAACCCCTTCGAGTCGTTCGTACGGGAACTGGTGGACCACTTCTCCGGGAAGAGCGCGTTCACGCTCGCCCACGCCTGGTGCGGCTCTGACGTCAAACTCATGGGCTACTGGGACGGAGCCCAGGCCGACATCGTGCTGTGCGTCCCCCAGAAGTCGCGTCACGTCGCCAGCCGGGCGGAGTACGTCCGCAACGCGGAGACGGTCCTCGCCGAGTGCCACCGCCTCGCCGGACTCCGGTTGCCCGGAGCGGAGGCCCGCTTCCGGCTGAATGCTCGCGACGTTCCGGAGAAGGACGAGCTGTACCTCACCTACACCGGCAGTTCGATCGAGTCCGGTGATGAAGGCGTTGTGGGGCGAGGAAACCGGGTCAACGGGCTGATCACACCGTTGCGGCCGATGAACCTTGAGGGCGCCAACGGCAAGAACCCCGTCTACCACGTCGGCAAGCTGTACAACGTTGCCGCGCAGCGACTCGCCACCCGGCTCCACGAGGCGACCGAGGGGCACGCCGAGGTTCACCTGGTGAGCACGACCGGGCAGCGACTCGACCAGCCCTGGCGCATCCTCGTCCGCCTGTCCTCTCCCGACGCCGAGGTGGACAAGGTACAGGCCCTGGTCACCGAGGCTCTCGGCGAGTTCCCGGCCCTGACGGACGAGCTGGTCTCCGACGGGATCGTGCTGAGCTGA
- a CDS encoding phosphotransferase: MRNTKTAEPWIEQGLGPFGPAALKPYSRTRFATDGSAFLKIYVGIDPEGRRQREVATVERAALWGISVPAVLATGNDGAGSWTAFQAVDGTPCSVSTHSAIEEYIGYVVTVNRGLHRPVADATPGSGWEARRAGVVSPHQFLLDQFSPRCRSLPWWAVLSEALQPVDSHPVVRLHGDLKPEHLLIESERLHVVDWEASACGPAVLDYTDVVFHLVRDLLYEGTPPGRIPVDLLTRLPFSGPVLAWRLLLWLDRRRTHDIDLVTVHDIYRLAAEEQAASAYRSLAQTVELLRAADVPR; encoded by the coding sequence GTGCGCAACACGAAGACGGCAGAGCCGTGGATCGAGCAGGGTCTCGGCCCGTTCGGCCCGGCAGCTCTCAAGCCGTACTCCAGAACGCGGTTCGCCACGGACGGCAGTGCTTTTTTGAAGATCTACGTGGGCATCGACCCCGAGGGCCGGCGCCAGCGCGAGGTCGCGACGGTCGAGCGCGCTGCCCTGTGGGGTATCTCGGTCCCGGCCGTCCTGGCCACGGGAAACGATGGGGCCGGTTCTTGGACGGCATTTCAGGCGGTGGATGGGACGCCGTGCTCGGTGAGCACGCACTCAGCCATTGAGGAGTACATCGGTTACGTCGTGACTGTGAATCGCGGGCTGCACCGGCCTGTTGCCGACGCCACTCCCGGATCTGGCTGGGAAGCTCGGCGAGCCGGTGTCGTTTCCCCGCACCAGTTCCTGCTCGATCAGTTCTCTCCTCGCTGCCGGTCGCTGCCCTGGTGGGCGGTGCTGAGTGAGGCCCTCCAACCGGTCGATTCCCATCCGGTGGTTCGCCTGCATGGTGATCTCAAGCCCGAGCACCTCCTCATCGAGAGTGAGCGCCTGCACGTCGTCGACTGGGAGGCGAGCGCCTGCGGACCGGCCGTACTCGACTACACCGACGTGGTGTTCCACCTCGTACGCGACCTGCTGTACGAGGGCACGCCGCCCGGACGCATCCCGGTCGATCTCCTGACCCGGTTGCCGTTCAGCGGGCCGGTCCTTGCCTGGCGCCTGCTCCTTTGGCTCGATCGCCGTCGGACGCACGACATCGACCTCGTCACTGTCCACGACATCTATCGACTCGCGGCGGAGGAACAGGCTGCCTCCGCGTACCGGTCGCTCGCTCAGACGGTCGAGCTCCTCCGCGCTGCCGACGTCCCTCGCTGA
- a CDS encoding Z1 domain-containing protein — protein MTSVGDRIEGHLFVLKAIMDRDKLTLEESLSRYPGLVPTDDHDAVRRHWEQHERTTTIIRTVRPTELTATGGPRPWAENWNSAEGYYWARQRRFLSHVLRRQDYEIDSVDLASDRVLAHLENPRHPEPFSVRGLVVGHVQSGKTSNFSALIAKASDAGYKIIIVLSGLHNTLRQQTQRRLQRDLGHENVPFPKGVGQGDPEKYWTWLTRDDLDGDFDPGVNVGPLQGQNQVILVVKKNKTRLDRLLDWLENKVPEHVPVLVVDDEADQASVNTGGNRPDDEPVSEVLDLRAADFDGEMPADDELDPSAINLRIRRLLRCFARVSYVAYTATPFANILINPNAEDREGGGDLFPRDFILTLPHPPGQKYVGSDRLFGREQLPGEVGQVDGLDVIRIVPELEVEQVIPPKGKRKPYTPVIPSTLKAALIDFLLASAGRMARNGADQPCTMLVHIDMRKEAQDKLAAEITAELGHMRQQWRYDRENFLPVLSDRWDTEFRPLTSSMDLDNDAPFQKLEQHLDALLTPGVEVRILNSNHEDELDFEIEPDLKAVLVGGNKLSRGVTVEGLLVSYFVRRSPYYDTLLQMGRWFGYRGDYVDLTRLYSTQLLVTWFHDLATIEEELRRQIEHYARRKLTPWDAAPRIRSHEKMLPTAKNKMKDTSLQQESFDGRKLQTLRFPFDDPMILDLCSENLGTTRALLGSLGAPHRADPGRLNWEGVSPEAVVRFIELFRFSDQSAFDVPSVASYIQAQTQHNELVSWRVMVSSARVQHDEHRTVDLGISGHPEVTMIQRSRLAKDPSSLGVVTEPEDELQGLTSAQIEEARKLQESGDFSTLGDAFRSQRSSREGLLVLYPVDPSSGVGANAKNRRRLFDEGIERPECVLAYAVSFPYSTSPRSLPYVVGHKAGRP, from the coding sequence ATGACCTCGGTTGGTGACCGTATAGAGGGGCACCTCTTTGTCCTCAAGGCCATCATGGACAGGGACAAGCTGACCCTTGAGGAAAGCCTCTCCCGCTACCCCGGCCTCGTGCCGACGGACGACCACGACGCCGTTCGCCGCCACTGGGAACAGCATGAGCGGACCACGACCATCATCCGTACCGTGCGCCCAACCGAGCTCACCGCTACGGGAGGACCGCGGCCCTGGGCTGAGAACTGGAACTCCGCCGAGGGCTACTACTGGGCACGTCAGCGTCGCTTCCTCAGCCACGTACTGCGCCGTCAGGACTACGAGATCGACAGCGTCGACCTGGCGAGTGACCGAGTATTGGCCCACCTGGAGAACCCGCGACATCCGGAACCGTTCAGCGTGCGCGGCCTAGTCGTGGGTCACGTACAGAGCGGCAAGACGAGCAACTTCTCCGCCCTGATAGCCAAGGCGTCCGACGCCGGCTACAAGATCATCATCGTGCTTTCCGGGCTCCACAACACGCTGCGCCAGCAGACGCAGAGGCGCCTTCAGCGCGACCTCGGCCACGAAAACGTTCCGTTCCCCAAAGGCGTGGGACAAGGGGACCCGGAGAAGTACTGGACCTGGTTGACCCGGGACGACCTCGATGGCGACTTCGACCCAGGGGTCAATGTCGGACCTCTACAAGGGCAGAACCAGGTCATCCTGGTGGTAAAGAAGAACAAAACACGCCTGGACAGACTTCTTGACTGGCTCGAAAACAAGGTTCCTGAGCATGTACCGGTCCTTGTTGTCGACGACGAGGCCGACCAAGCGTCAGTGAACACGGGTGGCAACCGTCCCGATGACGAGCCAGTGTCCGAGGTCCTTGACCTCAGGGCAGCGGACTTCGACGGCGAGATGCCGGCAGACGACGAGCTGGACCCCAGCGCGATCAACCTTCGCATCCGGAGGCTGCTGCGTTGTTTCGCGCGGGTATCCTACGTTGCCTATACGGCGACCCCGTTCGCCAACATTCTCATCAACCCCAACGCGGAAGACCGCGAAGGTGGAGGCGACCTGTTCCCACGGGACTTCATCCTCACCCTGCCCCATCCTCCTGGCCAGAAATACGTCGGCTCTGACCGCCTGTTCGGCCGCGAGCAGCTCCCCGGCGAAGTCGGGCAGGTCGACGGGCTTGATGTAATTCGGATCGTTCCGGAACTTGAGGTGGAGCAGGTCATCCCTCCGAAGGGGAAGCGAAAACCTTACACTCCCGTGATCCCAAGCACTCTCAAAGCTGCTCTTATTGACTTCTTGCTGGCATCTGCTGGCCGGATGGCGCGGAACGGTGCCGATCAGCCTTGCACCATGCTTGTGCATATTGACATGCGCAAGGAAGCCCAAGACAAGCTCGCTGCCGAGATCACCGCCGAGCTCGGTCACATGCGACAACAGTGGCGCTATGACCGGGAAAACTTCCTGCCCGTGCTAAGTGATCGATGGGACACTGAGTTCCGTCCGCTCACCTCGTCGATGGACCTCGACAATGACGCGCCGTTCCAGAAGCTGGAGCAGCACTTGGACGCCCTGCTCACTCCAGGAGTAGAGGTCCGGATCCTGAACTCAAACCACGAAGACGAGCTCGACTTCGAGATCGAACCGGACCTCAAGGCCGTCTTGGTCGGAGGTAACAAGCTCTCCCGAGGCGTCACCGTCGAGGGACTCCTCGTCTCGTACTTCGTAAGACGCAGCCCCTACTACGACACGCTCCTGCAGATGGGGCGTTGGTTTGGATATCGAGGCGATTACGTCGACCTGACGCGCTTGTACAGCACCCAGCTGCTTGTCACGTGGTTCCATGACCTGGCCACGATCGAGGAGGAGCTTCGACGGCAGATCGAGCACTACGCTCGCCGGAAACTCACACCGTGGGACGCCGCCCCACGGATCCGTAGCCACGAGAAAATGCTGCCGACAGCCAAGAACAAGATGAAGGACACCTCACTCCAGCAGGAATCCTTCGACGGCAGGAAACTCCAGACCCTCCGCTTCCCGTTCGACGACCCCATGATTCTTGACCTGTGTAGTGAGAACCTCGGAACCACTCGCGCTCTACTGGGCTCCTTGGGAGCACCACACCGCGCAGACCCTGGGCGCCTAAACTGGGAAGGCGTCAGCCCCGAGGCTGTTGTTCGCTTTATCGAACTGTTCCGGTTCAGCGACCAGAGCGCTTTCGACGTGCCGTCCGTCGCGAGTTACATTCAGGCCCAGACCCAGCACAACGAACTTGTGTCCTGGCGGGTAATGGTCTCGTCTGCCCGCGTCCAGCATGACGAGCATCGTACGGTCGATTTGGGCATCTCGGGACATCCTGAGGTGACAATGATCCAACGCAGCAGGCTCGCGAAGGACCCCAGTTCACTTGGCGTGGTCACCGAGCCAGAGGACGAGCTGCAAGGACTCACCTCGGCCCAGATTGAAGAGGCTCGCAAGCTGCAAGAGTCAGGAGATTTCTCCACGCTTGGTGATGCGTTCAGGTCCCAGCGGTCGTCGCGAGAGGGATTACTCGTCCTCTACCCCGTCGATCCGAGCAGTGGAGTGGGCGCCAACGCGAAGAACCGACGAAGGCTGTTCGATGAGGGAATCGAGCGGCCCGAATGCGTCTTGGCATACGCGGTTTCTTTTCC
- a CDS encoding histidine phosphatase family protein, whose translation MTTYVLRHGQTNYSKRYLVNGDPSQPIHLTEEGRQSLGLGWSTLPLHTVRTWLTSEFPRAHQTASLLMGVPAAELVIDTRLNELDYGEFEGRPFLEYAVWLDGQGPNERPAGGTESQRDGIRRMLTGLLATLERPGPRILVGHGLLASVLLWHQNRSPKEAMPLFFPEAPYVESIAIPDDELPDWITALMSDLDTDVPGGRADRGGADIFGIGEGSAVATVDSVSHQPDQKDLPHA comes from the coding sequence GTGACCACCTACGTCCTCCGCCACGGCCAGACGAACTACAGCAAGCGGTACCTCGTCAACGGCGACCCGTCCCAGCCCATCCACCTGACCGAGGAGGGGCGGCAATCGCTGGGCCTGGGTTGGTCCACCCTCCCCCTCCACACCGTGCGGACGTGGCTGACCAGCGAGTTCCCGCGTGCCCATCAGACGGCTTCGCTGCTGATGGGTGTACCGGCGGCGGAGCTGGTCATAGACACTCGGCTGAACGAACTCGACTACGGAGAGTTCGAGGGTCGCCCGTTCCTGGAGTACGCGGTATGGCTTGACGGCCAGGGCCCGAACGAGCGGCCTGCGGGCGGCACCGAGTCCCAGCGCGACGGCATCCGGAGGATGCTCACCGGATTGCTCGCCACGCTGGAGCGCCCCGGACCCCGCATTCTCGTAGGCCACGGCCTTTTGGCCTCCGTGCTCCTCTGGCATCAGAACCGATCTCCGAAGGAGGCCATGCCGCTCTTCTTCCCTGAGGCGCCGTACGTCGAGTCGATCGCCATACCCGACGACGAGCTGCCGGACTGGATCACGGCGCTGATGAGTGATCTCGACACGGACGTTCCCGGAGGTCGCGCCGACCGCGGTGGCGCGGACATATTCGGGATCGGTGAGGGCTCGGCGGTTGCTACGGTCGATTCCGTATCCCACCAGCCGGATCAAAAGGATCTTCCTCATGCATGA
- a CDS encoding helix-turn-helix domain-containing protein, with amino-acid sequence MTENLTIGERVAWYRRRRGLSQEVLAGLVGRTTDWLSKAENNRIELDRLSVITSLAEALDVSLGDLLAEPTFMEWSNDSGRRTVPALREALMDYKQLTPLLVPPPDDEPPALKDLRANVKEILDAYQASRYGFATRRLPLVLADALAASRAYSGREREEAHTLLALSYQGAAMVLGKVGESELAWIAADRGLAAAQHSGQSAVTGSLFRAVTHCLLATGRFTPAIQLVNDAAAVMQPGLGTANDEYLSVYGTLFLAGAMAAARAEDRATTQTFLREADAAAQRLGSDANHLWTAFGPTNVAIHCVATAGELGDIQIAADLGQRIDTSDLPVERRVRHSLEVARALSAWNRTDEALATLLEAEQAAPEQVRHHYLSRELVIGWIRGTRGRPSQPVADLARRLGVVGG; translated from the coding sequence ATGACAGAGAACCTGACCATCGGCGAGCGCGTCGCCTGGTACCGGCGCCGACGCGGCCTCTCCCAAGAAGTCCTGGCCGGCCTTGTCGGGCGGACCACGGACTGGCTGAGCAAAGCGGAGAACAATCGGATCGAGCTTGACCGGCTCTCGGTGATCACCTCACTCGCTGAGGCCCTCGACGTCTCCCTCGGAGACCTGCTCGCTGAACCGACCTTCATGGAGTGGTCGAACGACAGCGGCCGCCGCACAGTGCCCGCTCTGCGCGAAGCGCTCATGGACTACAAGCAGCTCACGCCGCTGCTCGTACCTCCGCCCGATGACGAACCGCCCGCTCTGAAGGACCTTCGGGCCAACGTGAAGGAGATCCTCGACGCCTATCAGGCGTCTCGCTACGGTTTCGCCACGCGACGCCTTCCCCTCGTACTGGCCGATGCTCTCGCCGCATCCCGCGCGTACTCGGGGCGTGAGAGGGAGGAGGCTCATACCCTGCTCGCCCTGAGCTACCAAGGCGCGGCCATGGTGCTCGGCAAGGTCGGGGAGTCGGAGCTGGCATGGATCGCCGCCGACCGCGGCCTGGCGGCCGCGCAGCACAGCGGCCAGAGCGCGGTGACAGGCTCGCTCTTCCGGGCGGTCACACACTGCCTGCTAGCCACCGGGCGCTTCACCCCGGCGATCCAGCTGGTGAACGATGCGGCGGCCGTGATGCAGCCCGGCTTGGGCACCGCGAACGACGAATACCTCTCGGTCTACGGCACCCTCTTCCTCGCCGGCGCCATGGCGGCCGCCCGAGCGGAGGACCGCGCGACGACGCAGACCTTCCTCCGAGAAGCCGACGCAGCCGCGCAGCGGCTGGGCTCCGACGCCAACCACCTGTGGACGGCCTTCGGCCCGACCAACGTGGCCATCCACTGCGTCGCCACCGCCGGAGAGCTCGGAGACATCCAGATAGCCGCGGACCTCGGGCAACGCATCGACACCAGCGACCTGCCTGTGGAACGACGTGTGAGGCACAGCTTGGAAGTCGCCCGAGCACTCAGCGCCTGGAACCGAACCGACGAAGCCCTGGCCACCCTGCTGGAGGCCGAGCAGGCTGCCCCCGAGCAGGTGCGCCACCACTACCTGAGCCGGGAACTGGTCATCGGCTGGATCCGAGGTACCCGAGGTCGCCCGTCCCAGCCGGTGGCAGACCTGGCACGCAGGCTCGGCGTCGTCGGCGGTTAG
- a CDS encoding phosphotransferase: protein MATRTLGEVPAGCRQRLLAHYGPEAQAWLDAAPALLEQAAERWQLSLGDYHDAGHASVIATATALDERPLLLKAWTDPTRYRHEVSALRLWAGGPTADVIEAADDLAVAALELVGGRPGGAERPEREVQLVAAALQGLHTLGQRRRRPNSFPLLADHLGAEMLPRIRRRMETLELDAWRLLVDTALPALAGLREDAGRTTVLHADLYRENVPFDWLGHPRLLDPLPMLGDAAFDWAFWTVYYDLGHGTDGRLAAAARISGIPIPVLAPWCRALALDGLLYYLEAGDPRAPQMAEVLAGLSASTPRRDS from the coding sequence ATGGCGACGCGGACGCTCGGAGAGGTTCCCGCAGGGTGCCGGCAGCGACTACTCGCGCATTACGGGCCGGAAGCCCAGGCGTGGCTGGACGCAGCGCCGGCCCTGCTGGAGCAGGCCGCCGAACGCTGGCAGTTGTCCCTCGGTGACTACCACGACGCCGGACACGCCTCGGTGATCGCGACAGCGACCGCCCTCGACGAGCGTCCGCTACTCCTCAAGGCATGGACCGACCCCACCCGGTATCGCCACGAAGTGAGTGCACTGCGGCTGTGGGCTGGCGGACCGACGGCGGACGTCATCGAGGCCGCTGACGACCTGGCGGTGGCCGCCCTGGAGCTGGTGGGAGGGCGCCCTGGTGGCGCCGAGCGGCCAGAGCGCGAGGTTCAGCTGGTGGCGGCTGCCCTTCAGGGGCTGCACACCCTCGGCCAGCGCCGAAGGCGACCGAACAGCTTCCCGCTGCTCGCCGACCACCTCGGTGCGGAGATGCTGCCGCGGATCCGGCGACGGATGGAGACGCTCGAGCTCGATGCATGGCGTCTGCTCGTCGACACCGCGCTCCCTGCGCTCGCCGGACTGAGGGAAGACGCAGGCAGGACGACTGTCCTGCACGCGGACTTGTATCGGGAGAACGTGCCATTCGACTGGCTGGGGCACCCTCGCCTGCTCGATCCGCTGCCCATGCTCGGCGACGCGGCATTCGACTGGGCCTTCTGGACCGTCTACTACGACCTTGGGCACGGGACCGACGGGCGGCTGGCCGCTGCCGCCCGAATCTCGGGGATCCCCATTCCCGTACTCGCGCCGTGGTGCAGAGCGCTGGCCCTCGACGGACTCCTCTACTACCTGGAGGCGGGGGACCCGAGAGCACCGCAGATGGCGGAAGTGCTCGCCGGCCTTTCCGCGTCGACCCCGAGGAGGGACTCGTGA
- a CDS encoding ATP-binding protein, whose translation MAVRKTIEVVPRARRTLTSLRNLGYDLRHAVADIVDNSVSADATTVHVTVHFDGTRSWIRISDNGRGMDAETLSEAFRYGSDREYNRTELGRFGFGLKSASTSQCRKLTVLSRADIPGAALEARQLDLDHIDEVDNWEIFDLAPDELPEPTRSVLGEASGTVVLWDGLDRVLQYQDPFGGWAKKQLIAHAEDIDEHLGMVFHRFLAGEVADREPLQITVNGTPVEAWDPFCRTEPSTSALQEEDMEVRSLDGNGIVHLRPFVLPNQNHFSSQAVWKRASGPKGWNRQQGFYIYRADRLIQSGGWCRLRAVDEHAKLVRISLEFFPELDSAFGVNVAKASVTLPEELRKELTPLVKTWGRVADTAYRQKQRPPSPPPRRPKPSGAASASPAPTVLPSPSQSDASREQDSTIRPATFSPALANHRGAGTTSRVPDSAPLSARGALEAAASQAGEGEALNRIVSALRTMSPEVAHDLGW comes from the coding sequence GTGGCTGTACGCAAGACCATCGAAGTGGTGCCGCGAGCGCGGCGCACGCTGACTTCGCTTCGCAACCTGGGTTACGACCTGCGTCACGCAGTGGCAGACATCGTCGACAACAGCGTTTCCGCAGACGCAACGACTGTGCACGTCACCGTGCACTTCGACGGCACGCGTTCCTGGATCCGCATCTCGGACAACGGGCGAGGCATGGACGCCGAAACGTTGAGCGAGGCGTTCCGCTACGGGAGCGACCGTGAGTACAACAGGACGGAGTTGGGGCGCTTCGGCTTCGGGCTCAAGTCGGCGTCCACTTCCCAGTGTCGAAAGCTGACCGTGCTGTCGCGTGCGGACATCCCCGGAGCCGCGCTGGAAGCCCGTCAGCTCGACCTCGACCACATCGACGAGGTGGACAACTGGGAGATCTTCGACCTCGCCCCTGACGAGTTGCCGGAGCCAACCCGGTCTGTTCTCGGTGAGGCTTCTGGCACGGTCGTCCTGTGGGATGGCCTCGACCGCGTTCTCCAGTATCAGGATCCGTTCGGAGGGTGGGCGAAGAAGCAGCTGATCGCTCACGCCGAGGACATCGACGAGCACTTGGGCATGGTGTTCCATCGCTTCCTTGCTGGAGAGGTTGCCGACCGGGAGCCGCTTCAAATCACGGTGAACGGGACTCCCGTGGAAGCATGGGACCCGTTCTGCCGTACTGAGCCGAGCACCTCAGCCCTGCAAGAGGAGGACATGGAGGTGCGCTCCCTAGACGGCAACGGGATTGTGCATCTGCGTCCCTTTGTACTCCCCAACCAGAACCACTTCTCCTCGCAGGCCGTATGGAAGCGGGCCTCGGGGCCCAAGGGATGGAATCGACAGCAAGGCTTCTACATCTACCGAGCCGATCGTCTGATCCAGTCCGGTGGCTGGTGTCGCCTCCGAGCCGTCGATGAGCACGCCAAACTCGTCCGTATATCGCTGGAGTTCTTCCCGGAGCTCGACAGTGCCTTCGGCGTCAACGTCGCCAAGGCTTCCGTCACGCTGCCCGAGGAGCTCCGCAAGGAGCTCACTCCGTTGGTAAAGACCTGGGGCAGGGTGGCTGACACTGCCTACCGCCAGAAGCAACGACCTCCGAGCCCGCCGCCTAGACGCCCCAAACCGTCAGGTGCCGCATCGGCCTCGCCAGCGCCGACCGTACTTCCATCCCCCAGCCAGTCCGATGCCAGCCGCGAGCAGGACTCGACTATCAGGCCCGCAACTTTCTCACCTGCGTTGGCAAATCACCGAGGTGCAGGCACAACTTCGCGGGTGCCGGACTCCGCTCCGCTGTCAGCGCGTGGAGCACTGGAAGCTGCCGCGAGTCAAGCCGGCGAGGGTGAGGCACTCAACCGGATCGTGTCGGCCCTGCGCACTATGTCCCCGGAGGTGGCTCATGACCTCGGTTGGTGA
- a CDS encoding NUDIX domain-containing protein, with protein MSENEHEAKMAHPRMAAGALFFDDADRVLLVEPSYKDYRDIPGGYVEHGESPRQACVREVQEELGIEPHIGRLLVVDWAPNPGEGDKVLYLFDGGRLSADQRQQIALQADELRSYDFHPAERLPELTIPRLVRRITAGFQARAAGLTAYLEQGMPPETGA; from the coding sequence GTGAGCGAGAACGAGCACGAAGCGAAGATGGCCCACCCGCGCATGGCAGCCGGCGCACTTTTCTTCGACGACGCCGACCGGGTCCTGCTTGTCGAGCCCTCGTACAAGGACTACCGCGACATCCCCGGCGGATATGTCGAGCACGGGGAGTCTCCCCGACAAGCCTGCGTCCGCGAAGTCCAAGAGGAGCTGGGCATCGAGCCCCACATCGGCCGCCTGCTCGTCGTGGACTGGGCGCCGAATCCAGGAGAGGGCGACAAGGTCCTCTACCTCTTCGACGGTGGCCGTCTCAGCGCGGACCAGCGCCAGCAGATCGCGCTGCAAGCCGACGAGCTCCGCAGCTACGACTTCCACCCCGCCGAGCGACTGCCAGAGCTCACTATTCCCCGCCTCGTACGCCGGATCACCGCCGGGTTCCAGGCCCGCGCAGCCGGCCTGACCGCCTACCTGGAACAAGGGATGCCGCCAGAAACTGGGGCTTGA